Proteins encoded by one window of Primulina huaijiensis isolate GDHJ02 chromosome 1, ASM1229523v2, whole genome shotgun sequence:
- the LOC140974691 gene encoding zinc finger CCCH domain-containing protein 14-like yields MQKKSCVYDAFAAAAFSDDEKSSAASSGMAAPMHFSRCNPFVLPLSPTCLNSNASYSALFQNCSPNSTSETASFDGEDISDRRGFSSGSSLEYQQLYNRYTLCVAQIHDTIAEADALRLENEALRLSNADLNNRVAVLFSCDRFLCDFNRLNIASPSAAQRASHIASPQALSEHNRVERKNTERVALPKSISVRSSGYLKINHPSTETTRQKAATQSIPESQRVYVPLSKKEEEALEFEVYDQGMSKTELCNKWQETGACPYGENCQFAHGINELRPVIRHPRYKTEVCRMVLTGDICPYGHRCHFRHSLTEQERLMAATTPR; encoded by the exons ATGCAGAAGAAGAGTTGTGTATACGATGCTTTCGCCGCCGCCGCATTCTCCGACGACGAAAAGTCATCCGCGGCCTCCTCGGGTATGGCGGCGCCGATGCATTTCTCGAGGTGCAATCCGTTTGTTTTGCCTCTGTCGCCGACCTGCTTGAACTCCAATGCGTCCTATTCCGCGCTATTTCAGAACTGCTCTCCTAATTCTACTTCCGAAACTGCCTCTTTCGACGGCGAGGACATTTCCGATAGGCGAGGCTTCAGTTCCGGCAGCAGTCTCGAGTACCAGCAGCTTTACAACCGTTACACACTCTGCGTTGCTCAGATTCATGATACCATCGCTGAGGCTGACGCACTCCGTCTTGAAAATGAAGCTCTCCGCCTCTCAAACGCCGATCTCAACAACCGTGTAGCTGTGCTCTTCTCTTGCGATCGCTTTCTCTGTGACTTCAACCGCCTCAACATCGCTTCTCCCTCCGCAGCTCAGCGTGCTTCTCACATTGCCTCTCCACAAGCTCTTTCTGAACATAATCGTGTCGAGCGGAAGAATACAGAAAGAGTGGCTCTTCCAAAGAGCATTTCTGTGCGTTCTAGTGGTTATCTGAAGATAAATCACCCCAGCACGGAGACAACTCGCCAAAAAGCAGCGACTCAATCTATTCCAGAATCG CAAAGAGTGTATGTACCATTGTCAAAAAAGGAAGAAGAAGCACTGGAATTCGAAGTGTACGACCAAGGCATGTCCAAAACCGAGCTGTGTAACAAGTGGCAGGAGACTGGAGCCTGTCCGTACGGGGAGAACTGCCAATTCGCCCACGGAATCAACGAGTTGAGGCCAGTGATCAGGCATCCACGATACAAAACTGAGGTTTGCCGAATGGTGCTCACAGGCGACATCTGCCCCTATGGTCACCGTTGCCACTTCCGCCACTCTCTTACCGAGCAGGAGCGCCTCATGGCAGCAACTACACCACGGTGA